In the genome of Candidatus Omnitrophota bacterium, the window CCAGGTGGCCGATCGGCTCATGGCGGAGCAGCGCGCGGCGGTGATTCTTTCGGGAGAGCCGGCTGAACAATCGATTGTGGACGAGGTGCTGGCGGCGATGAAGCACAAAGCCCACAACGCGGTAGGCCTGACGACGGCGCGGCAGGCCGCCCTGCTCATGCAGCGCGCGCGGGTCGTGATCACCAACGATTCAGCGTCGCTCCATCTGGCCTCGGCCATCAACGCGCCGACGGTGGCGATGTTTGGGCCGACCGATGAGCGCAAATACGGCCCCACCGCTTCGCAGCGCCGGACAGTCCGCCGGCGGCTCTTCTGCACCCCGTGCGAAGCAGCGCTCTGTCGCTTTCACCACGAATGCATGCGATTCATTTCCCCGGATGAAGTCTATGAAGCAGCTCGCGACCTTCTGGCAAATGGCTAGCCTCCACCTTCCACCTTCCACCTTCCACCCGCGCCGGATTTTAGTGATCAGGCTCGATCGGATCGGCGACGTCGTGCTCTCCACGCCCGTGCTGCAAGCCCTCCGCCACCAGTATCCTCATGCCTTCATCGCCATGATGGTGCGCCCGGCGTGCAACGATGTGGTGCAGGGCAACCCCTATCTCAACGACGTGATGCTCTATGAGAAGGAGGGGCGGCATCGCGGCGCGTGGGCGACGATTCGGTTTGCCCTCAGGCTGCGCCAGGCGCAGTTTGATACGGCGATCGTGCTCCATCCGACCAACCGGTCTCATTGGATCGCGTGGCTGGCCGGGATTCCCGTGCGGATCGGCTACCGCCGAAAATGCGGCTGGTTGTTGACGCGCCGCATGCCGCATCGCAAGCACGAAGGGGAGCGGCACGAAGCCGTCTATACCTTAGAGCTGTTGCGTCTCTTAGGTATCACACCTCCCGAGCCGCACCCCGTCGTGCCGATTCACGCCGCATCGGCCTCGCGCGTCGAAGCCTTGCTTCGCAGCGCCGGCATCGCGGAGACCGATGCGCTCATCGCGGTGCATCCCTCAGCCAGTTGCCCCTCGAAGCGCTGGATGCCGCAGCGCTTCGCCGAGGTCGCGGATCGCCTCGCGGCAGACCACGGCGTGCGCATCTGCCTCATCGCGGGCTCCGAAGATGCGGCTCAGGCGGCGCTGGTAGAGCAGGTCCTGCAGTCGCCAGCCCTCAATTTCGCGGGACAGCTTTCGCTTGCCGAGCTGGCAGTACTCTTGCGGCGCTGCCGCTTGCTCATTTCCAATGATTCCGGGCCGGTGCATGTCGCCGCCGCGGTCGGCACGCCGGTGGTCGATATTTTCGGCCGCAACCAGCGCGGCCTCTCGCCCCGGCGCTGGGGCCCCCTCGGCGAGGGGCATGTCATCCTCCATAAAGAGGTCGGCTGCGTCACCTGCCTGGCCCACAATTGCGACATCGAGTTTCTGTGCTTGACCTCATTGACCGTGGATGAGGTGTACCAGGCCGCCGTCTCAATTCTTTCGCGGGAAGCCCCAAAGAAGGTTCATTGACTTTCAGGAATATTCAAGATTAAATAGAATTCATGCGTTCCCAAGTCGCCGCTCGCCTCATCCTCATCCTGAGTCTCATCGGCCTGGGCCTCGCCGGCTACCTCTACTACATCCATCTGGGTTTGCTCCGCGGCGAGCTGCTGGGGGGCGCGGTCTGCAGCGGCGCGGGGCAGTTCAATTGTCATGCCGTCACCGCCGGCCCGTGGGGATCGTTCCTCGGCATCCCCTTGGCCCTCTGGGGCGCGCTCGCCTACGTGGCGTTCGCCGGCCTGGCCCTCCTCGCCCATCAATCCGAGGAGTGGGCAGGGCACGCCCTGGCCGCCATCGCGCTGCTGGCACTGTTGGCGGTGGCGGTGGATGTGGCACTCTTCGGCCTCATGGCGTTCGTCATTCGTTTCTATTGCCTCTTTTGTCTCTTGACGTATGCCGTGAATCTGTTGATCCTCATCGCGTCGGCCCAGGCGCTTGGACGGCCATGGCTTCGCGTCTTCGCCTCGGCCGGTCAGGCGATCGGAGCGCTCATGCCCGCCCGCGCGCGCCCTCAGGCCGCGCTGTTTTGGGGCCTCATGGCGGTGGCCGCGCTGGGGCTGGCGGGCATCCATGCGTCCAACGAATTCATCACGCGCGGTCCCGCCGGCGCGATGCGCAAACAGCTGCAGGACTATATCGCTCGGCAGCCGGCCCGCGGGATCGTCGCGCTCGATCATGATCCGATGCAAGGCCCGGCGAATGCCCCCATCCAAATGGTCGAGTTCAGCGATTTCATGTGCCCGGCCTGCCAGCGGGCCTCGAAGCTGAATCCCGTCTTGTTAGCCGGCCACCATCGGGACATTGCGTTCGTGTTCAAGAATTATCCGCTGGACACGGCCTGCAACAGCCATGTGCAAAGCAGCCCGCATCCAGGCGCGTGCCAGCTGGCGGCGGCCGGCGAATGCGCCCACGCGCAGGGTAAGTTTTGGCCGCTGCATGACGTGATCTTCGAGAAGGGCCACGACTACAAGGCCACGGCGCTCGATGACGACGCGCGCCGCGTCGGGCTGGATGTCGAGCGTTTTCGCGCGTGCATGGCCTCAGGCGAGGGGCTGGAGGCCGTCAAGCGCGACATCGAGGAAGGCGCTGCGAGGCAGGTGATGAGCACGCCGACGTATATCGTCAATGGCGTTCCCGTCACCGGAGGATTCAATCCGGTGATGTTTGAGGAATTTCTCTCGGTGCTGCGCGAGCGATGACGACTGCGCTGCTGCAAGAGCGCCGGCGGGCTCCCCGCCTCCACAGCGGATCCGTTGAGGTAGCCGTGCGGTCCGCC includes:
- a CDS encoding thioredoxin domain-containing protein; translation: MRSQVAARLILILSLIGLGLAGYLYYIHLGLLRGELLGGAVCSGAGQFNCHAVTAGPWGSFLGIPLALWGALAYVAFAGLALLAHQSEEWAGHALAAIALLALLAVAVDVALFGLMAFVIRFYCLFCLLTYAVNLLILIASAQALGRPWLRVFASAGQAIGALMPARARPQAALFWGLMAVAALGLAGIHASNEFITRGPAGAMRKQLQDYIARQPARGIVALDHDPMQGPANAPIQMVEFSDFMCPACQRASKLNPVLLAGHHRDIAFVFKNYPLDTACNSHVQSSPHPGACQLAAAGECAHAQGKFWPLHDVIFEKGHDYKATALDDDARRVGLDVERFRACMASGEGLEAVKRDIEEGAARQVMSTPTYIVNGVPVTGGFNPVMFEEFLSVLRER
- the waaF gene encoding lipopolysaccharide heptosyltransferase II; the encoded protein is MKQLATFWQMASLHLPPSTFHPRRILVIRLDRIGDVVLSTPVLQALRHQYPHAFIAMMVRPACNDVVQGNPYLNDVMLYEKEGRHRGAWATIRFALRLRQAQFDTAIVLHPTNRSHWIAWLAGIPVRIGYRRKCGWLLTRRMPHRKHEGERHEAVYTLELLRLLGITPPEPHPVVPIHAASASRVEALLRSAGIAETDALIAVHPSASCPSKRWMPQRFAEVADRLAADHGVRICLIAGSEDAAQAALVEQVLQSPALNFAGQLSLAELAVLLRRCRLLISNDSGPVHVAAAVGTPVVDIFGRNQRGLSPRRWGPLGEGHVILHKEVGCVTCLAHNCDIEFLCLTSLTVDEVYQAAVSILSREAPKKVH